In Miscanthus floridulus cultivar M001 chromosome 5, ASM1932011v1, whole genome shotgun sequence, one genomic interval encodes:
- the LOC136452963 gene encoding mannan endo-1,4-beta-mannosidase 2-like yields the protein MAVGSGLALYHVLGVATCVALLYFTFGEVDLRQISLPSMPVSVSMPSSSFVERRGAQLFLDGRPFYANGWNSYWLMDQAVEPRSRDRVSRMFRTGAEMGLTVCRSWAFNDGAYNALQISPGHFDERVFKALDRVVVEAGRHGVRLILSLANNLEAYGGKTQYVRWAWEEGVGTSASNDSFFFDPAIRDYFKVYLKTLLTRKNHLTGVEYRDDPTILAWELMNEPRCTTDPSGDTLQRWMEEMAAYVKSIDKKHLLTVGTEGFYGPTSPQEKLNVNPGIWKDNNYGSDFIRNAKIPDIDFASIHLYPDTWLQQQHATVDEKLKFVKRWVASHIEDGDRELGKPVLTTEFGLSHRAKGFDHSHRDVFYKAVYDIVYRSAVHGGAGAGAFVWQLAVEDMEEFHDDFSVVPSEHPSLHRLIKSQSCRLAKLRRGVGGEEAKRMLSVCAAGSS from the exons ATGGCGGTGGGCAGCGGCCTGGCCCTGTACCACGTCCTTGGCGTGGCCACCTGCGTGGCGCTGCTCTACTTCACCTTCGGCGAAGTGGACCTCCGCCAAATCTCCCTCCCGTCCATGCCCGTCTCCGTCTCCATGCCCTCCTCCTCCTTCGTGGAGCGGCGCGGCGCGCAGCTGTTCCTGGACGGCCGGCCGTTCTACGCCAACGGGTGGAACTCCTACTGGCTCATGGACCAGGCCGTGGAGCCGAGGTCCCGGGACCGCGTCTCCCGCATGTTCCGCACTGGCGCCGAGATGGGCCTCACCGTCTGCCGCTCCTGGGCGTTCAACGACGGCGCCTACAACGCCCTCCAGATCTCCCCCGGCCActtcgacgagcgcgtcttcAAG GCGCTGGACCGGGTGGTCGTGGAGGCCGGGCGGCACGGGGTGCGGCTCATCCTCAGCCTGGCGAACAACCTGGAGGCGTACGGTGGGAAGACGCAGTACGTGCGGTGGGCGTGGGAGGAGGGCGTCGGCACCTCCGCCTCCAACGATTCCTTCTTCTTCGACCCGGCCATCCGCGACTACTTCAAAGTCTACCTCAAG ACGCTGCTGACGAGGAAGAACCACTTGACAGGGGTGGAGTACAGGGACGACCCCACCATCCTCGCGTGGGAGCTGATGAACGAGCCCCGCTGCACCACGGACCCATCCGGCGACACGCTGCAG CGctggatggaggagatggcggcGTACGTCAAGTCCATTGACAAGAAGCATCTGCTCACCGTCGGCACCGAGGGGTTCTACGGGCCGACGAGCCCCCAGGAGAAGCTGAACGTCAATCCGGGCATTTGGAAGGACAACAACTACGGCTCGGACTTCATCCGCAACGCCAAGATCCCAGACATCGACTTCGCTTCCATCCACCTCTACCCTGACACCTG gctgcagcagcagcacgcgaCGGTAGACGAGAAGCTCAAGTTCGTGAAGCGGTGGGTCGCGTCCCACATCGAGGACGGGGACAGGGAGCTGGGCAAGCCGGTGCTCACCACCGAGTTCGGCCTCTCGCACCGCGCCAAGGGCTTTGACCACTCCCACCGCGACGTCTTCTACAAGGCCGTCTACGACATCGTCTACAGGTCGGCCGTccacggcggcgccggcgccggcgccttcGTGTGGCAGCTCGCCGTGGAGGACATGGAGGAGTTCCACGACGACTTCTCCGTCGTGCCCAGCGAGCACCCGTCGCTGCACAGGCTCATCAAGTCGCAGTCGTGCAGGTTGGCCAAGCTGAGGCGCGGGGTCGGTGGGGAGGAGGCCAAGAGGATGCTGTCGGTGTGTGCCGCTGGCTCGTCGTAG
- the LOC136450450 gene encoding uncharacterized protein isoform X2 has product MVMEEATDGEMSLSNMVLGFLEDFERGQRRPENDDEEEEGSGGGGDTAESKAFWQTQHSQETLAKTSPAESRIRADTEEAVKSMRAAACSCSCTGRPAARDCRLCMLRHVADRLRDAGYNSALCKSKWTRSPDIPSGEHSYVEVAVQTRSGKAVRVVVELSFRAEFEVARASAGYRALVTALPEVFVGRADRLRGVVKVMCAAAKQCMKENNMHMGPWRKHKYMQAKWLGTPERTAAAVAAAAVAGAAATQVVVVPSVTVGSPEKQITKFRASMLTFDFGRTADVFGRPR; this is encoded by the exons ATGGTGATGGAGGAGGCGACAGATGGTGAGATGAGCTTGTCGAACATGGTGCTGGGCTTCCTAGAAGATTTCGAGAGGGGCCAGCGACGGCCGGAgaacgacgacgaggaggaggagggctccggcggtggcggcgacacCGCCGAGAGCAAGGCCTTCTGGCAGACCCAACATTCCCAG GAAACTCTGGCCAAGACGAGCCCTGCCGAGAGCAGGATCCGCGCGGACACGGAGGAGGCCGTCAAGAGCATGCGCGCCGcggcctgctcctgctcctgcacggGGCGACCCGCCGCCCGGGACTGCCGCCTGTGCATGCTCCGCCACGTCGCCGACCGGCTGCGCGACGCCGGCTACAACAGCGCGCTCTGCAAATCCAAGTGGACGCGCTCGCCGGACATCCCTTCAG GCGAGCACAGCTACGTGGAGGTTGCGGTGCAGACGAGGAGCGGCAAGGCGGTGCGCGTGGTGGTGGAGCTCAGCTTCCGCGCCGAGTTCGAGGTGGCGCGCGCCAGCGCCGGGTACCGCGCGCTGGTGACCGCGCTGCCGGAGGTGTTCGTGGGGCGGGCCGACCGGCTGCGCGGCGTCGTCAAGGTCATGTGCGCCGCGGCCAAGCAGTGCATGAAGGAGAACAACATGCACATGGGGCCCTGGAGGAAGCACAAGTACATGCAGGCCAAGTGGCTCGGCACGCCCGAACGGACGGCGGCGGCCGTGGCCGCGGCTGCTGTGGCGGGGGCGGCGGCCACGCAGGTGGTGGTGGTTCCGTCGGTGACGGTCGGCTCGCCAGAGAAGCAGATCACCAAGTTCAGGGCGTCCATGCTCACATTCGACTTTGGCCGGACCGCGGACGTGTTTGGCAGACCCCGCTAG
- the LOC136450450 gene encoding uncharacterized protein isoform X1 — MVMEEATDGEMSLSNMVLGFLEDFERGQRRPENDDEEEEGSGGGGDTAESKAFWQTQHSQVHETLAKTSPAESRIRADTEEAVKSMRAAACSCSCTGRPAARDCRLCMLRHVADRLRDAGYNSALCKSKWTRSPDIPSGEHSYVEVAVQTRSGKAVRVVVELSFRAEFEVARASAGYRALVTALPEVFVGRADRLRGVVKVMCAAAKQCMKENNMHMGPWRKHKYMQAKWLGTPERTAAAVAAAAVAGAAATQVVVVPSVTVGSPEKQITKFRASMLTFDFGRTADVFGRPR, encoded by the exons ATGGTGATGGAGGAGGCGACAGATGGTGAGATGAGCTTGTCGAACATGGTGCTGGGCTTCCTAGAAGATTTCGAGAGGGGCCAGCGACGGCCGGAgaacgacgacgaggaggaggagggctccggcggtggcggcgacacCGCCGAGAGCAAGGCCTTCTGGCAGACCCAACATTCCCAGGTGCAC GAAACTCTGGCCAAGACGAGCCCTGCCGAGAGCAGGATCCGCGCGGACACGGAGGAGGCCGTCAAGAGCATGCGCGCCGcggcctgctcctgctcctgcacggGGCGACCCGCCGCCCGGGACTGCCGCCTGTGCATGCTCCGCCACGTCGCCGACCGGCTGCGCGACGCCGGCTACAACAGCGCGCTCTGCAAATCCAAGTGGACGCGCTCGCCGGACATCCCTTCAG GCGAGCACAGCTACGTGGAGGTTGCGGTGCAGACGAGGAGCGGCAAGGCGGTGCGCGTGGTGGTGGAGCTCAGCTTCCGCGCCGAGTTCGAGGTGGCGCGCGCCAGCGCCGGGTACCGCGCGCTGGTGACCGCGCTGCCGGAGGTGTTCGTGGGGCGGGCCGACCGGCTGCGCGGCGTCGTCAAGGTCATGTGCGCCGCGGCCAAGCAGTGCATGAAGGAGAACAACATGCACATGGGGCCCTGGAGGAAGCACAAGTACATGCAGGCCAAGTGGCTCGGCACGCCCGAACGGACGGCGGCGGCCGTGGCCGCGGCTGCTGTGGCGGGGGCGGCGGCCACGCAGGTGGTGGTGGTTCCGTCGGTGACGGTCGGCTCGCCAGAGAAGCAGATCACCAAGTTCAGGGCGTCCATGCTCACATTCGACTTTGGCCGGACCGCGGACGTGTTTGGCAGACCCCGCTAG
- the LOC136455101 gene encoding serine/threonine/tyrosine-protein kinase HT1-like: protein MRGLVGACSSPPAFCVITEFLSGGSLGAFLHKLDHKALPLDKIISISLDIARGMAYIHSEGVVHRDVKPDNIIFDEEFSAKIVDFGVACEEDHCEPLANDTGTFRWMAPEMMKHKAYGRKVDVYSFGLILWQMFSGTIPYEELNPFQAAFAVFDKNVRPKIPTSCPAPVRLLIEQCWASHPEKRPDFCQIVQILKKFKTVLDRDGTLDNMPSSICQETRDHKNWLAHWVQKLKHSHIMSSVVTSHHSVSSPFQTVLIRSATTCNFSYFLSIVFFKKRKTSTKKGRPGAVVRAVSLSHQVMGSKQPLRRFCGGKACLGFSLSQTPLMWEPPALGLPF from the exons ATGAGAGGG CTGGTTGGAGCATGCAGCAGTCCACCAGCATTCTGTGTCATCACTGAATTCCTTTCTGGTGGTTCTCTGGGAGCGTTTTTGCACAAGCTGGATCACAAAGCTCTTCCCCTGGACAAGATTATCTCAATTAGCTTGGACATCGCACGTGGCATGGCATACATTCACTCTGAGGGAGTTGTCCATCGTGATGTAAAGCCAGATAACATCATATTCGACGAAGAATTTTCTGCAAAGATTGTTGATTTTGGAGTAGCTTGTGAAGAAGACCACTGTGAGCCTCTGGCAAATGACACTGGGACATTCAGATGGATGGCTCCAGAGATGATGAAACATAAGGCATACGGTCGAAAAGTCGATGTCTACAGCTTTGGCCTTATCTTGTGGCAAATGTTTTCTGGAACGATACCATACGAAGAGTTGAATCCATTTCAAGCAGCTTTTGCTGTTTTTGACAAG AATGTGAGGCCGAAAATTCCTACTAGCTGCCCAGCACCAGTGCGACTTCTAATTGAGCAATGTTGGGCCTCGCATCCGGAGAAGAGGCCTGACTTCTGTCAAATAGTTCAGATACTGAAGAAGTTTAAGACTGTTCTTGACAGAGATGGAACGCTCGACAATATGCCAAGCTCGATCTGCCAGGAGACTCGTGATCACAAGAACTGGCTTGCTCATTGGGTCCAAAAGCTCAAACATAGTCACATCATGAGTAGTGTTGTAACAAGTCACCATTCAGTATCTTCTCCCTTCCAAACCGTGCTAATCCGATCGGCAACAACATGTAATTTCAGTTATTTCCTGTCTAtagttttttttaagaaaagaaaGACTAGCAcaaagaagggcaggcctggtgcagtggtgagagctgtctcactgagtcaccaggtcatgggttcgaagcagcctctccgcagattttgcggggggaaggcttgcctcggtttttccctttcccagaccccactcatgtgggagcctccggcactgggtctgcccttctAA